A part of Rhinatrema bivittatum chromosome 16, aRhiBiv1.1, whole genome shotgun sequence genomic DNA contains:
- the LOC115078005 gene encoding deleted in malignant brain tumors 1 protein-like isoform X1, which translates to MAWKCLYPVLLLSHAGAYGSGSISQVQLVGGSSRCQGRLEVTYDGRRGSVCPDRWNIRQAAVVCAQLGCGPAQESLTDPQFGAGSGPHCLSEIDCFGPEKELSACDRGALSWTPTDHQWDAGVICSPSGISNVRLVGGQSNCMGLLEVNIGSNWGTVCDKDWGSQDAAVVCKQLKCGSALEELEGGPISPSHSGSWLLTSAFCAGSESSLSECGASTWSGGTDCQRNGDANVSCAPDSGGLELRLVNGSSSCDGRVEVRYKGTWGSASQFHWDMEEAQVVCKQLRCGEARRVMRNDYFGPGPGLMWLKATYCSGSETQLSDCGLLISGQALSPNSGDNVGVICGGPLSQWSVVFVLLRGIFYFCTFAAIHLGYFITGRSSSKKHERELRRRFRRSEGAVEEEVEV; encoded by the exons ATGGCCTGGAAGTGTCTGTACCCAGTCCTCCTCCTGTCCCACGCCGGGGCTTACGGATCAGGTA GCATTTCCCAGGTGCAGCTTGTGGGAGGAAGCTCCAGGTGCCAGGGGCGGCTGGAGGTCACCTACGATGGCAGGCGGGGGAGCGTGTGCCCGGACAGGTGGAACATCCGGCAGGCGGCCGTCGTCtgcgcccagctgggctgtggCCCCGCTCAGGAGTCCCTCACCGACCCCCAGTTCGGGGCGGGCAGCGGGCCTCACTGCTTGTCGGAGATCGACTGCTTTGGCCCGGAGAAAGAGCTGTCAGCCTGCGACCGGGGGGCCCTGTCTTGGACGCCTACAGACCACCAGTGGGACGCGGGAGTCATCTGCTCGCCTTCTG gtATTTCCAATGTGAGGCTGGTCGGTGGTCAAAGCAATTGTATGGGGCTCCTTGAGGTTAATATCGGGAGCAACTGGGGAACCGTCTGCGACAAGGACTGGGGGAGCCAGGACGCTGCCGTGGTCTGCAAGCAGCTGAAGTGCGGCTCTGCCCTGGAAGAGCTCGAAGGAGGCCCCATCAGTCCCAGCCACTCAGGGTCCTGGCTGCTGACCTCAGCCTTCTGCGCTGGCTCCGAGTCCAGCCTGTCAGAGTGTGGGGCGAGCACGTGGTCTGGTGGGACTGACTGCCAACGTAACGGGGATGCCAACGTGAGCTGTGCCCCTGACTCAG GTGGCCTGGAGCTGCGCCTTGTGAATGGAAGCAGCAGCTGTGATGGGAGAGTGGAGGTGCGGTACAAGGGCACCTGGGGCTCTGCCTCCCAGTTCCACTGGGATATGGAGGAAGCCCAGGTGGTCTGCAAGCAACTAAGATGTGGCGAGGCCAGAAGAGTGATGAGAAATGATTACTTTGGACCTGGCCCTGGTTTGATGTGGCTGAAGGCTACCTACTGCAGTGGGTCAGAAACTCAACTGTCTGACTGCGGGCTGCTGATCTCAGGCCAGGCACTATCTCCTAATTCAGGGGATAATGTTGGGGTCATCTGTGGAG GTCCGTTGTCCCAGTGGAGTGTGGTGTTTGTGCTGCTCCGTGGCATCTTTTACTTTTGCACCTTCGCAGCGATTCACCTCGGCTACTTCATTACAGGGAGGAGCAGCTCCAAAAAGCACGAGAGGG aactgCGCCGGAGGTTTCGGAGATCCGAGGGGGCCGTGGAAGAGGAGGTTGAGGTTtag
- the LOC115078005 gene encoding deleted in malignant brain tumors 1 protein-like isoform X2, whose product MAWKCLYPVLLLSHAGAYGSGISQVQLVGGSSRCQGRLEVTYDGRRGSVCPDRWNIRQAAVVCAQLGCGPAQESLTDPQFGAGSGPHCLSEIDCFGPEKELSACDRGALSWTPTDHQWDAGVICSPSGISNVRLVGGQSNCMGLLEVNIGSNWGTVCDKDWGSQDAAVVCKQLKCGSALEELEGGPISPSHSGSWLLTSAFCAGSESSLSECGASTWSGGTDCQRNGDANVSCAPDSGGLELRLVNGSSSCDGRVEVRYKGTWGSASQFHWDMEEAQVVCKQLRCGEARRVMRNDYFGPGPGLMWLKATYCSGSETQLSDCGLLISGQALSPNSGDNVGVICGGPLSQWSVVFVLLRGIFYFCTFAAIHLGYFITGRSSSKKHERELRRRFRRSEGAVEEEVEV is encoded by the exons ATGGCCTGGAAGTGTCTGTACCCAGTCCTCCTCCTGTCCCACGCCGGGGCTTACGGATCAG GCATTTCCCAGGTGCAGCTTGTGGGAGGAAGCTCCAGGTGCCAGGGGCGGCTGGAGGTCACCTACGATGGCAGGCGGGGGAGCGTGTGCCCGGACAGGTGGAACATCCGGCAGGCGGCCGTCGTCtgcgcccagctgggctgtggCCCCGCTCAGGAGTCCCTCACCGACCCCCAGTTCGGGGCGGGCAGCGGGCCTCACTGCTTGTCGGAGATCGACTGCTTTGGCCCGGAGAAAGAGCTGTCAGCCTGCGACCGGGGGGCCCTGTCTTGGACGCCTACAGACCACCAGTGGGACGCGGGAGTCATCTGCTCGCCTTCTG gtATTTCCAATGTGAGGCTGGTCGGTGGTCAAAGCAATTGTATGGGGCTCCTTGAGGTTAATATCGGGAGCAACTGGGGAACCGTCTGCGACAAGGACTGGGGGAGCCAGGACGCTGCCGTGGTCTGCAAGCAGCTGAAGTGCGGCTCTGCCCTGGAAGAGCTCGAAGGAGGCCCCATCAGTCCCAGCCACTCAGGGTCCTGGCTGCTGACCTCAGCCTTCTGCGCTGGCTCCGAGTCCAGCCTGTCAGAGTGTGGGGCGAGCACGTGGTCTGGTGGGACTGACTGCCAACGTAACGGGGATGCCAACGTGAGCTGTGCCCCTGACTCAG GTGGCCTGGAGCTGCGCCTTGTGAATGGAAGCAGCAGCTGTGATGGGAGAGTGGAGGTGCGGTACAAGGGCACCTGGGGCTCTGCCTCCCAGTTCCACTGGGATATGGAGGAAGCCCAGGTGGTCTGCAAGCAACTAAGATGTGGCGAGGCCAGAAGAGTGATGAGAAATGATTACTTTGGACCTGGCCCTGGTTTGATGTGGCTGAAGGCTACCTACTGCAGTGGGTCAGAAACTCAACTGTCTGACTGCGGGCTGCTGATCTCAGGCCAGGCACTATCTCCTAATTCAGGGGATAATGTTGGGGTCATCTGTGGAG GTCCGTTGTCCCAGTGGAGTGTGGTGTTTGTGCTGCTCCGTGGCATCTTTTACTTTTGCACCTTCGCAGCGATTCACCTCGGCTACTTCATTACAGGGAGGAGCAGCTCCAAAAAGCACGAGAGGG aactgCGCCGGAGGTTTCGGAGATCCGAGGGGGCCGTGGAAGAGGAGGTTGAGGTTtag